The following proteins are encoded in a genomic region of Prionailurus viverrinus isolate Anna chromosome E3, UM_Priviv_1.0, whole genome shotgun sequence:
- the PMM2 gene encoding phosphomannomutase 2, giving the protein MAASGPALCLFDVDGTLTAPRQKITKEMDGFLQNLRRKIKIGVVGGSDFEKVQEQLGSDVVEKYDYVFPENGLVAYKDGKLLCKQNIQGHLGEALIQDLINYCLSYIAKIKLPRKRGTFIEFRNGMLNVSPIGRSCSQEERMEFHELDKKENIRQKFVADLRKEFAGKGITFSIGGQISIDVFPDGWDKRYCLGHVEKDGYKTIYFFGDKTMPGGNDHEIFTDPRTVGYTVTAPEDTRRICEELFS; this is encoded by the exons aaaatcaccaaggaaatggACGGCTTTCTCCAAAACCTGAGACGGAAGATCAAGATTGGAGTGGTGGGCGGGTCCGACTTTGAGAAAGTGCAGGAGCAGCTGGGAAGTGACG TGGTTGAAAAATATGATTATGTGTTTCCAGAAAATGGCCTGGTAGCATACAAAGATGGGAAACTCTTGTGTAAACAG AACATTCAGGGTCACCTGGGGGAGGCCCTGATCCAAGATTTAATCAACTACTGCCTGAGCTACATTGCGAAAATTAAGCTCCCGCGAAAGAG AGGCACTTTCATTGAGTTCCGAAATGGGATGTTAAACGTGTCCCCCATTGGAAGAAGCTGCAGCCAAGAAGAACGCATGGAGTTTCACGAACTCGATAAG aaagaaaacataagacaGAAGTTCGTAGCAGATCTGCGGAAGGAGTTTGCAGGAAAAGGCATCACGTTCTCCATAG GAGGCCAGATCAGCATTGACGTCTTTCCTGATGGATGGGACAAGAGGTACTGCCTGGGACATGTGGAAAAAGACGGCTATAAGACCATCTATTTCTTCGGAGACAAAACCATGCCG GGCGGGAACGACCACGAGATCTTCACTGACCCGAGGACCGTGGGCTACACGGTGACAGCGCCCGAGGACACCCGCAGGATCTGTGAAGAGCTGTTCTCCTAG